A single window of Colletotrichum higginsianum IMI 349063 chromosome 8, whole genome shotgun sequence DNA harbors:
- a CDS encoding PdmS protein encodes MKVLIATMPFAGHINPAQPVARALIRRGHAVAWLTSASHEHLVTPTGAAFFPSPAALARHDEIPLAPDPGTWGLAAVVSTLRRLFLDRVPDQVAAYRAVLATFDADVLLVDLGAYGAHCLRDLTGLPYATLGINPLFTMDAEIPPWGTGWLPPKTFFGRWVNALTHTVAAQLIYTRLTAALNGHRAAMGLPPLPALGFYDSTRSDALHIMPTTPAFEFPRRNLHPGVRFVGPLLPLFNDDDEGDDGGGGGGTFSPPEWWGELLAHPREKVVHVTQGTYATNPANLIAPTLSALRYRPDLLVIATTRDAETLLAAGSLPANARVAPFVPHARLLPHVGVMVTNAGYNGVLAALSCGVPMVCAGRSEDKADVSSRVAWVGAGVDLRTDTPGEEALRDAVERVVSDGRFRKAVEAVRNDFARHDGPEEAVDELEELVEKSRR; translated from the coding sequence ATGAAGGTCCTCATCGCAACGATGCCCTTCGCGGGGCACATCAACCCGGCCCAGCccgtcgcccgcgccctcATCCGCCGCGGCCACGCCGTCGCGTGGCTCACCTCGGCGTCCCACGAGCACCTCGTGACCCCGACCGGCGCCGCgttcttcccttcccccgCGGCCCTCGCGCGCCACGACGAGATCCCGCTGGCGCCGGACCCGGGCACCTggggcctcgccgccgtcgtctcgacCCTCCGTCGACTGTTCCTCGACCGTGTGCCGGACCAGGTCGCCGCCTACCGCGCCGTGCTGGCCAccttcgacgccgacgtcctactggtcgacctcggcgcctaCGGCGCCCACTGCCTGCGCGACCTCACAGGCCTGCCGTACGCCACGCTGGGGATCAACCCGCTCTTCACCATGGACGCCGAGATCCCGCCCTGGGGCACCGGGTGGCTACCCCCCAAGACCTTCTTCGGGCGCTGGGTCAACGCCTTAACGCACACCGTCGCAGCACAGCTGATCTACACGCGGCTCACGGCGGCGCTGAACGGGCACCGGGCCGCAATGGGATTGCCCCCGCTGCCCGCGTTGGGCTTCTACgactcgacgaggtcggaCGCGCTGCACATCATGCccacgacgccggcgttCGAGTTCCCGAGGCGGAACCTGCACCCGGGGGTCAGGTTCGTCGGGCCTCTGTTGCCGTTGTTcaatgacgacgacgaaggcgacgacggcggcggtggcggggggACATTCTCCCCTCCGGAGTGGTGGGGCGAGTTGCTCGCGCACCCAAGGGAGAAGGTCGTCCACGTCACGCAAGGGACGTACGCCACGAACCCGGCGAACCTCATCGCTCCCACGCTGTCAGCCCTCCGGTACCGCCCCGACCTGCTCGTCATCGCGACGACCCGGGATGCGGAGACCCTGCTGGCGGCGGGCTCCCTGCCGGCCAACGCGAGGGTCGCGCCCTTCGTCCCGCACGCCAGGCTCCTCCCGCACGTCGGCGTCATGGTGACGAACGCGGGGTACAACGGCGTGCTCGCGGCGCTGAGCTGCGGCGTGCCGATGGTATGCGCGGGGCGGAGCGAGGACAAGGCGGACGTCAGCTCGAGGGTCGCGtgggtcggcgccggcgtcgatctCCGGACGGACACgccgggcgaggaggccctGAGGGACGCGGTCGAGCGGGTCGTCTCGGACGGCCGGTTTCGGAAGGCGGTGGAGGCGGTCCGGAATGATTTTGCGAGGCACGACGggccggaggaggcggtTGATGAGTTGGAGGAGCTTGTGGAGAAGAGCCGGAGGTGA
- a CDS encoding transposase, translating to MASDHGCSDNDLAGLSIYEVAHRFAHQFPRKRFVVEPLQWTASHLVFLRCAFVEVTPNTPPSGPRPTKEKPWAPKKKITRKQAFQWVADCNHSVFSPVMPLQSLLEAYSFKSVRDCPLVFFFNKHKILLPCEMVSTGPHRKSWKQDHCRIAFSQIHTAIREPRRRRFPLQLEKLGILPENPHVDPYIAALLIAEAQQSQAGSTTLSENATESCYKVHFILADYDDRKNIRVYSAVISTAFLRKLSHPNEKPRSPDSTRFDIRYTTLPYRPKSTFPSRLVGVLLDS from the exons ATGGCAAGCGATCACGGCTGCAGCGACAACGACCTTGCAGGCCTCTCCATCTACGAGGTCGCCCACCGCTTTGCTCACCAGTTCCCAAGAAAGCGATTCGTCGTGGAACCGCTGCAATGGACTGCAAGCCACCTCGTCTTCCTACGCTGCGCTTTCGTCGAAGTCACACCCAACACGCCGCCGAGCGGGCCTAGGCCAACAAAAGAGAAGCCTTGGGCTccgaaaaaaaaaatcacACGCAAGCAGGCGTTCCAGTGGGTTGCTGACTGTAACCACTCGGTATTTTCTCCAGTCATGCCACTTCAAAGCCTTTTGGAAGCCTACTCTTTCAAAAGTGTCCG AGACTGCCcgctcgtcttcttcttcaacaagCATAAAATCCTACTACCCTGTGAAATGGTCTCCACTGGTCCGCACCGGAAGTCTTGGAAACAGGATCACTGTCGTATTGCATTCTCACAGATTCACACGGCTATTCGGGAACCCCGCCGCAGGAGATTTCCGCTGCAACTCGAAAAGCTAGGAATTCTTCCAGAAAACCCGCATGTTGATCCATACATTGCGGCGCTTTTGATTGCCGAGGCCCAGCAAAGCCAGGCAGGGAGCACAACTTTGTCCGAAAACGCCACGGAAAGTTGTTACAAG GTCCATTTCATCCTCGCAGATTACGATGACAGGAAAAACATACGCGTTTACTCTGCCGTGATCTCGACGGCTTTCCTGAGGAAGCTTTCCCACCCCAACGAGAAGCCTCGCTCTCCTGATTCCACGCGTTTCGATATTCGTTATACAACTCTGCCTTACCGACCGAAATCGACGTTTCCTTCACGCCTTGTGGGGGTGCTTCTCGATTCATAG
- a CDS encoding Short chain dehydrogenase reductase, with amino-acid sequence MSFPSATKIYHTESYAAISPSRPELSTKGKHAFISGGGSGIGASIAQSLAKSGITTLGLLGRTIKTLQDNKAVIEALNRDTKVHLYVADLTDAEQTSAALASFSESVGGKIDILVANAAYMADIESIPDSDPSDWWRAFEISVRGNFNLLRAFHPHASPAASVIHISTAAIHLPHMPGHSAYRASKSAATKLFEYYRDENPQFFVLQVHPGLIETGMAEKFASAVVELGLKYDDVALPGDFAVWALSGEAAFLNGRFVHANWDVEELHGLREELEKDQGRFTIGLQGWF; translated from the coding sequence ATGTCTTTCCCCTCGGCAACCAAGATATATCACACAGAGTCGTACGCGGCCATCTCCCCATCCCGCCCGGAGTTGTCGACCAAAGGCAAGCATGCCTTCATCTCCGGTGGCGGCTCGGGCATAGGCGCCTCCATCGCACAGTCCCTTGCAAAGTCGGGCATCACGACCCTGGGTCTCCTTGGACGAACAATCAAGACTCTCCAAGACAACAAGGCCGTCATCGAGGCCCTGAACCGCGATACCAAAGTCCATCTCTACGTCGCCGATCTCACGGACGCCGAGCAGACCAGCGCCGCcctggcctccttctccgagtccgtcggcggcaagatcgacatcctcgtcgccaacgccgcctaCATGGCCGACATCGAATCCATCCCCGACTCCGACCCCTCTGACTGGTGGCGCGCCTTCGAGATCAGCGTCCGCGGCAACTTCAACCTCCTCCGCGCCTTCCACCCGCAcgcctcccccgccgcctccgtcatccacatctccaccgccgccatccaccTGCCCCACATGCCCGGCCACTCCGCCTACCGCGCCTCCAAGAGCGCCGCGACGAAGCTGTTCGAGTACTACCGGGACGAGAACCCGCAGTTCTTCGTGCTGCAGGTCCACCCGGGCCTCATCGAAACGGGCATGGCCGAGAAGTTCGCGTCCGCGGTAGTGGAGCTGGGGCTGAAGtacgacgacgtcgcgctGCCCGGGGACTTTGCGGTGTGGGCACTGAGCGGGgaggcggccttcttgaacGGGCGGTTCGTGCATGCGAACTGGGACGTGGAGGAGCTGCACGGACTTCGGGAGGAGCTGGAAAAGGACCAGGGCCGCTTCACCATCGGGCTGCAGGGCTGGTTCTAG
- a CDS encoding Fungal hydrophobin — MKPTAVFLAFLASTAVAAPTNLKGTEVLDECVSDSVGSAGTILEDVSILSAICKLGKPVCCPVDVAGVESLPCAAPSTAPVTIAGFQASCKVNGDHRPRCCVLDILGSAVSCQEPVA, encoded by the exons ATGAAGCCCACTGCGGTCTTCCTTGCGTTTCTCGCTTCCACCGCGGTCGCTGCGCCCACAAACCTGAAGGGCACCGAGGTCTTGGACGAATGCGTCTCAGACTCCGTCGGAAGTGCCGGGACTATCCTCGAAGACGTCTCTATTCTTTCCGCCATCTGCAAGCTCGGCAAACCGGTCTGCTGCCCAGTCGATGTTGCGGGCGTCGAATCGCTGCCCTGCGCCGCCC CCTCTACTGCCCCCGTCACTATTGCCGGCTTCCAAGCTTCTTGCAAAGTCAACGGTGATCATCGCCCAAGATGTTGTGTTCTTGACATT CTCGGCTCTGCTGTTTCCTGCCAGGAACCCGTCGCCTAG
- a CDS encoding Taurine catabolism dioxygenase — protein MGSISEALRPAPYGPAVHLPAPYPEKTEFPLSLAASHQNTHVAALVAEVEELSSSGKLRVLLDKHGAVYFQNLGLESAEQFSQFAHAFGWTAHEDIGNPVRRTIHAKNVATANEGPNTQPVYPHNEFGLSPHSRRMYSSTAHRRQRLGVKYQLFYPNGPRDQTSSAGTTLLQAYGGKVSDSDDTETARAKIETEVKRLATAQWVWENQSDSNPLGDLRVWQHLPGDTAFFNNVVSRFLNAIDADTLQPPHINKDGKYQPPAFYGDGSLIPREFLDSAVEIIKSVNHVVQHGREPWTG, from the exons ATGGGATCCATTTCCGAGGCGCTCAGACCAGCTCCGTACGGCCCCGCTGTCCACTTGCCGGCCCCGTACCCGGAAAAGACGGAGTTCCCCCTGTCCCTGGCGGCGTCCCACCAGAATACCCATGTAGCGGCTcttgtcgccgaggtcgaagagcTTTCGTCCAGCGGCAAGCTACGAGTTCTATTGGACAAGCACGGAGCCGTCTATTTCCAGAATCTGGGCCTGGAGAGCGCCGAGCAGTTTTCTCAGTTCGCGCACGCGTTCGGCTGGACGGCCCACGAGGATATTGGGAACCCCGTTCGACGCACCATCCACGCCAAGAACGTGGCAACGGCCAACGAAGGCCCCAACACGCAGCCAGTCTATCCTCATAATGAGTTTGGGCTGAGCCCGCATTCCCGGCGTATGTATTCTTCTACTGCGCATCGGCGCCAGAGACTG GGTGTCAAATATCAACTATTCTATCCGAACGGACCCCGTGACCAGACGTCTTCTGCGGGAACAACGCTCCTGCAGGCGTATGGCGGGAAAGTCTCGGACAGCGACGACACCGAGACGGCTCGGGCCAAGATCGAGACCGAGGTGAAGCGCTTGGCGACCGCGCAGTGGGTCTGGGAAAACCAATCCGACAGCAACCCGCTCGGGGACCTGAGAGTCTGGCAGCATCTGCCTG GAGACACAGCATTTTTCAACAACGTAGTGTCCCGGTTCCTGAACGCGATTGACGCCGACACCTTGCAGCCACCTCACATCAACAAGGACGGGAAGTACCAGCCGCCGGCGTTT TATGGCGATGGCTCTTTGATACCGAGAGAATTCCTCGATTCGGCTGTTGAGATTATCAAGTCCGTT AATCATGTCGTGCAGCACGGGCGAGAGCCTTGGACCGGGTAG
- a CDS encoding Duf895 domain membrane protein, translating to MSSTDHAKQPDEVDRELQDEQPSKPVSRFTRGFRSPLFNVIIVGLISFTQPGIWNALNSTGAGGQQEPYLVNGSNSLTFGIMVFGCSFFAIMANKIGLKTVLIIGTLGYAPYSAAMYVNNRYGVEWFVLFGGATCGIAASALWAAEGAIALGYADIKDRGKFTGIWLGLRELGQLLGASIQLSLNSKNGQRGKVGYSTYLVLIALQCLGLPLALLISPPQKVIHSDGRKVADPTKNKAVMGEFRKWLKLLKKKQFYLLIPILIGFNWNSTYQGIYLTKYFSVRARTLGGLTSGIAASAANIFWGWFYDLKCFSRPQLAKITWASFSVIMLGLFAWQVANEKLYEDTVPKITLDWTTPGFGRGFAVNVLFRFMNESHYMFVYWLMGTFFDDLETLTLGVGLVRSFESIGSCLAFGIGAVKTSPMVNLVVAFVMFGLCIPATSWVVFLVPERPIDNTKLDPDNTSVEDNKIADPVVVSAAAAAADGPRST from the exons ATGTCGTCAACCGATCACGCAAAGCAGcccgacgaggtcgaccggGAGCTGCAGGATGAGCAGCCGTCGAAGCCCGTGTCGCGGTTCACGCGTGGGTTCCGCAGCCCTTTGTTCAACGTCATCATCGTGGGCTTGATATCCTTCACCCAGCCCGGCATCTGGAATGCGCTCAACA GCACTGGCGCTGGTGGCCAGCAAGAGCCGTACCTGGTCAACGGGTCCAACTCCCTGACCTTCGGCATCATGGTCTTCGGTTGCAGTTTCttcgccatcatggccaaTAAGATCGGCCTCAAGACGGTCCTCATTATTGGCACGCTCGGCTACGCACCCTACTCGGCAGCCATGTACGTCAACAACCGCTACGGCGTCGAATGGTTCGTCCTCTTTGGTGGAGCGACCTGCGGCATCGCTGCGTCTGCCCTGTGGGCGGCAGAGGGTGCCATCGCGCTTGGCTACGCCGACATCAAGGACCGAGGCAAGTTCACCGGCATCTGGCTCGGCCTCCGTgagctcggccagctgctcggTGCCTCGATCCAGCTTTCCTTGAACTCCAAGAACGGCCAGCGCGGAAAGGTCGGATACTCGACCTACCTCGTGTTGATCGCGCTCCAGTGTCTCGGCCTTCCTCTGGCCCTCCTCATCTCGCCCCCGCAAAAGGTCATCCACAGCGACGGCAGAAAGGTGGCTGACCCGACCAAGAATAAGGCCGTCATGGGCGAGTTCCGCAAGTGGCTGAAGCtgctcaagaagaagcagttTTACCTCCTGATCCCTATCCTCATCGGCTTCAACTGGAACAGCACCTACCAGGGCATCTACCTGACAAAGTACTTTTCCGTTCGTGCCCGGACTCTGGGCGGCTTGACATCCGGCATCGCGGCTTCGGCAGCCAACATCTTCTGGGGATGGTTCTATGACCTGAAGTGTTTCAGCCGCCCTCAGCTCGCCAAGATCACATGGGCCTCCTTTTCCGTCATTATGCTCGGGCTGTTTGCCTGGCAGGTCGCCAACGAGAAGCTGTACGAGGACACCGTCCCAAAGATCACGCTTGACTGGACGACTCCCGGCTTTGGTCGCGGCTTCGCCGTCAACGTCCTTTTCAG ATTCATGAACGAGTCGCACTACATGTTTGTGTACTGGCTCATGGGCACGTTcttcgacgacctcgagaccTTGACCCTGGGCGTCGGTCTCGTACGATCCTTTGAGTCGATCGGCTCATGCTTGGCGTTCGGTATCGGTGCGGTCAAGACCTCGCCGATGGTGAACCTGGTTGTCGCGTTTGTCATGTTTGGGCTGTGCATCCCCGCAACTTCGTGGGTTGTCTTCCTCGTGCCGGAGCGACCCATCGACAACACGAAGCTGGACCCGGACAACACCTCGGTGGAGGACAACAAGATTGCTGACCCGGTTGTTGTGTCCGCTGCCGCAGCAGCTGCGGATGGTCCGAGGAGTACTTAA
- a CDS encoding NLP2 protein, translating to MLAGILLPVLGLMGGALGAPVEHVDSILVRRGEVGHDKLSPSPQKVQDNAVGEAIARFNPLLHVAHGCQPYTAVDDAGNTSGGLKPTGSSNGGCKDTSKGQTYARGAWHNGKYAIMYAWYFPKDMPNDGVPVGSHRHDWESLVVWLNNASVANPEILGGAASGHGDFKPTTNPQREGDSLKIEYFTQGILNHELQFTATTGRTYPVLDWDAMSATMQSALNDADFGDANVPFKDENFVENLEEAFV from the exons ATGCTCGCCGGCATACTCCTACCTGTTCTGGGCCTGATGGGCGGGGCCCTCGGTGCACCTGTTGAGCATGTTGACAGCATTCTCGTTCGCCGGGGAGAAGTCGGACACGACAAGCTGAGCCCCAGTCCGCAAAAGGTACAGGACAATGCCGTGGGCGAAGCCATTGCGAGGTTCAACCCACTTCTCCATGTCGCCCACGGGTGCCAACCGTACACCGCGGTTGACGATGCCGGCAACACAAG TGGCGGACTCAAACCCACCGGCAGCTCGAATGGAGGCTGCAAAGACACGAGCAAAGGCCAGACCTACGCCAGAGGAGCATGGCACAATGGCAAATACGCAATCATGTACGCGTGGTATTTCCCCAAGGACATGCCCAATGATGGCGTGCCCGTCGGCTCGCATAGGCACGACTGGGAAAGCCTCGTCGTCTGGCTCAACAATGCTTCGGTCGCGAACCCAGAGATCCTCGGCGGAGCGGCCTCGGGGCACGGCGACTTCAAACCGACAACGAACCCGCAGCGGGAGGGCGACAGCTTGAAGATCGAGTACTTCACGCAGGGAATTCTCAATCACGAATTGCAGTTCACCGCCACGACCGGCCGGACGTACCCTGTCCTTGACTGGGATGCCATGAGCGCGACGATGCAGAGTGCTCTAAACGACGCAGACTTTGGCGACGCCAATGTGCCGTTCAAGGACGAAAACTTCGTCGAAAATCTTGAGGAAGCCTTCGTCTAG
- a CDS encoding Rieske domain-containing protein: MSQVVELSWLPVKQDFETSSAIASINELQQKVNVQSDLLGQWEGVQPPNGLDRQPVKAVHLAAVWKSVEAAEATKQSPEAQEVRKAYGQVIDISSALPWTAYFDLAGGDFDKVASANVVFLAGSYLPADVNTAAFYQKWQDLVSSGGVTSGFVAGAHGWSVGHVDYKGEKKKVFMVVTGWDSKESCQAATGGDKRAKFAEALKEFDIQETEHACEHLRKIK, translated from the exons ATGTCTCAAGTTGTTGAACTCAGTTGGCTTCCTGTCAAGCAGGATTTTGAGACTTCATCCGCCATTGCATCTATCAACGAATTGCAGCAGAAGGTAAATGTACAATCCGACCTTTTGGGGCAATGGGAAGGGGTTCAGCCGCCAAATGGGTTGGACAGACAACCAGTAAAAGCCGTTCACTTGGCCGCCG TTTGGAAGTCAGTTGAAGCCGCAGAAGCTACCAAACAATCACCGGAAGCCCAGGAAGTGAGAAAGGCTTACGGTCAGGTGATTGATATCAGCTCAGCCTTGCCCTGGACAGCCTACTTCGACCTTGCTGGCGGCGACTTCGACAAAGTCGCCAGCGCGAACGTAGTATTCCTAGCTGGGTCTTACCTGCCCGCCGATGTCAATACTGCTGCCTTCTATCAGAAATGGCAAGACTTGGTTAGCTCCGGCGGTGTGACGAGCGGATTCGTCGCAGGCGCGCATGGTTGGTCTGTCGGTCACGTGGATTATAAAGGTGAAAAGAAAAAGGTTTTCATGGTTGTCACTGGGTGGGACAGCAAGGAAAGTTGCCAAGCTGCGACTGGTGGTGATAAAAGAGCCAAGTTTGCAGAGGCACTGAAAGAGTTCGATATTCAGGAGACCGAGCATGCGTGCGAGCACTTGAGAAAGATCAAATAG
- a CDS encoding Cytochrome p450 — translation MSQVASVVLSNLAERSTLLLVLAVVFSTSYLLPRLRIRQRLDQIPLMGQEIGGYYKRRNEFLRDPMRFYWEGYQKCKNKAFRVTHYEGERIVLPGTALDELWNMSEAVLNKNRAYDQSIETIHWVAIRQSFSSPLHPFRLNTKSELEQINNTLVSEVEKTVDQTIGTCEDWTSHPIYRTSLRIVAIVSGSVYVGPIVCRNEQFIHDSSKSEAYLVFRPGRWEYLTYNRLAVHFTENVLTAVHMLQMYPGWMRPFARFFKRERTQLAKSWAHLKASKKLVMPIIQQRREEVQATGAEYNDMLAWMMAKQEEWKQTDDDLAGSMVQLGVASTHNTSSTIAQTLYQLAIRPELVKELREEVKRVCAQFDGKLSPSALHELKILDSVMKEAQRLNPTTPSHFHRYVEKDITLKDGTFIPKGITVEAIFAPPLFDPVLFPDPQKFDPYRFLKLRRGETQDPNGYKNKEQYTFSHATKENLAWGYGAHVCPGRYFANNEIKLILARMILQYDIRMPGGVNEEMKPQRAGMGWVPNLRKPIEFRAVKEEA, via the exons ATGTCTCAAGTCGCCAGTGTTGTGTTGTCTAATCTAGCAGAACGCAGCACGCTGTTGCTCGTTCTCGCAGTCGTTTTCTCGACTTCGTACCTACTACCGCGTCTGCGGATACGACAGAGACTCGATCAGATCCCTCTCATGGGACAAGAGATCGGTGGCTACTACAAAAGAAGAAATGAGTTTCTGCGAGATCCCATGAGGTTCTATTGGGAGGGGTATCAGAAGTGCAAGAACAAGGCGTTTCGCGTCACACATTATGAAG GAGAGCGAATTGTCCTGCCCGGGACGGCGCTTGACGAGCTCTGGAACATGTCAGAAGCTGTTTTGAACAAGAATAGGGCCTATGATCAG AGTATTGAGACAATACACTGGGTTGCCATCCGGCAATCCTTTTCTAGTCCATTGCATCCGTTCCGACTTAACACGAAATCTGA ACTAGAACAAATCAACAATACGCTCGTCTCCGAGGTTGAGAAGACGGTGGATCAAACCATCGGCACCTGCGAAGACTGGACATCTCACCCCATCTATCGGACATCGCTCCGCATTGTGGCCATTGTATCCGGGTCTGTCTATGTTGGTCCTATTGTGTGTCGCAATGAGCAGTTTATCCACGACAGCAGTAAGTCCGAAGCCTACCTGGTCTTTCGACCCGGACGCTGGGAGTACTTGACTTACAACAGACTTGCAGTTCACTTTACCGAGAATGTGTTGACGGCTGTACACATGCTTCAGATGTATCCCGGCTGGATGCGCCCGTTTGCCCGTTTCTTCAAACGCGAACGTACTCAGCTTGCCAAGTCCTGGGCGCACCTGAAAGCATCGAAGAAGCTCGTGATGCCCATCATCCAGCAGAGACGCGAGGAGGTTCAGGCGACTGGCGCCGAGTACAACGACATGCTGGCCTGGATGATGGCGAAACAGGAAGAGTGGAAGCAGACCGACGATGACCTGGCCGGATCAAtggtccagctcggcgtcgcctccACTCACAACACTTCCTCTACGATTGCCCAGACCTTGTACCAACTGGCAATCAGGCCCGAGTTGGTCAAAGAACTTCGCGAAGAAGTCAAACGCGTTTGCGCTCAGTTCGACGGGAAGCTAAGCCCCAGTGCGCTTCACGAGCTGAAGATCCTCGACAGCGTCATGAAAGAGGCACAGAGGTTGAACCCCACTACTCCCTCACACTTCCACCGATACGTGGAGAAAGACATCACGTTGAAGGACGGCACATTCATCCCCAAGGGAATCACGGTCGAAGCCATCTTTGCTCCTCCACTGTTTGATCCCGTCTTGTTCCCTGACCCGCAGAAGTTTGATCCTTACCGGTTCCTGAAGCTCCGAAGGGGCGAAACTCAGGATCCAAACGGCTACAAGAACAAGGAGCAGTACACATTCAGCCACGCCACCAAGGAGAACCTCGCGTGGGGATACGGAGCACATGTTTGCCCTGGGCGTTACTTCGCCAATAACGAGATCAAGCTGATTCTGGCACGGATGATCTTGCAATATGACATTCGTATGCCCGGCGGAGTGAATGAGGAAATGAAGCCTCAGAGGGCCGGCATGGGGTGGGTGCCGAATCTGAGGAAGCCTATCGAGTTCAGGGCTGTCAAGGAAGAGGCTTAG
- a CDS encoding Fluconazole resistance protein 1 encodes MPSLNTKKLGIELKKLQSPSESTISMGFVKDPDLAEPNMDKEIVDWETPDDRLNPLNWSPRKKLSHVMLVSSFTLYSNLAAVMFAPGAQYLVEEFQITNSMIASLTVSVYVLGYCVGPFLIAPLSEIYGRLVIYHVCNLFYEIFTVGCALSVNPSMFLAFRFLSGCAGSAPMAVGGGTIADMHKADERGKAMAIFSLGPLLGPVIGPVVGGFLTQYSGWRWTFWTIFILAGVLSLVSVVFMRETFEPVLLEKKAALLRKQTGNDRLRARTNKNITRWQLLARAIVRPTKMLIFSPIILLISLYCAFMFGLTYLLYTTFPSVFQVKYGWGPSTAGLAYLGLAIGMIFAVGVVGAVSDKQLRRAKETGGQVRPEIRLLLSVWMAPVVSVGFFWYGWSAYADTHWIAPVLGTLVIGFGSFIVLMPSQIYLVDAFGSEASASALAANTFLRSLFGAFLPLAGPPLYKSLGLGWGNSLLAFIGLAFIPVPFLFYKYGERLRARFPVNY; translated from the exons ATGCCGTCCCTCAACACGAAAAAACTCGGCATTGAACTCAAGAAACTGCAGTCGCCTTCTGAATCCACGATTAGCATGGGTTTTGTAAAGGATCCAGATCTTGCTGAACCGAACATGGACAAAGAAATCGTCGATTGGGAAACACCTGATGATCGCCTGAACCCCCTCAACTGGAGTCCAAGGAAGAAGCTAAGCCATGTCATGCTCGTCAGCTCTTTCACGCTTTACTC AAACTTGGCAGCCGTCATGTTTGCTCCAGGTGCCCAGTACTTGGTCGAGGAATTTCAAATCACCAACTCGatgattgcctccttgacggtCTCGGTCTACGTTCTCGGATACTGCGTCGGTCCCTTCCTCATCGCCCCGTTGTCGGAGATATACGGTCGATTGGTGATATATCACGTCTGCAACTTGTTTTACGAGATTTTCACCGTCGGATGTGCACTCAGTGTCAATCCTTCCATGTTTCTTGCTTTTCGCTTTCTGAGCGGCTGTGCCGGATCGGCCCCTATGGCCGTGGGAGGAGGAACTATTGCAGACATGCACAAAGCGGACGAACGTGGCAAGGCGATGGCAATCTTCAGTCTCGGGCCTCTGTTGGGTCCG GTCATTGGGCCGGTCGTGGGAGGGTTTCTCACCCAATACAGTGGTTGGAGATGGACATTCTGGACAATCTTCATCCTG GCCGGTGTTCTATCCCTGGTGTCTGTTGTGTTCATGCGAGAAACATTTGAGCCCGTGCTCCTCGAAAAGAAAGCTGCTCTCCTGCGAAAGCAGACGGGCAACGACAGGCTCCGAGCCAGAACAAACAAAAACATCACAAGATGGCAGTTGTTGGCTCGGGCCATTGTTCGCCCAACGAAGATGCTTATCTTCTCCCCTATTATTCTCTTGATCTCGTTGTACTGTGCCTTCATGTTCGGCCTCACGTACCTACTCTATACGACGTTCCCTTCGGTTTTCCAGGTCAAATACGGTTGGGGTCCGAGTACTGCAGGACTGGCGTACCTAGGTTTGGCTATTGGCATGATCTTTGCTGTTGGGGTCGTTGGCGCTGTGAGCGATAAGCAGCTACGCCGAGCCAAGGAGACCGGAGGTCAAGTTCGCCCGGAGATCCGTCTTCTCTTGTCGGTGTGGATGGCACCCGTCGTATCTGTCGGGTTCTTCTGGTACGGCTGGAGCGCTTACGCAGATACGCATTGGATTGCTCCGGTTTTGGGgaccctcgtcatcggcttCGGATCCTTCATCGTCCTGATGCCTTCTCAGATCTATCTTGTCGACGCATTTGGAAGTGAGGCGTCGGCTTCTGCGCTTGCTGCGAACACGTTCTTGCGAAGTCTGTTCGGTGCTTTCTTGCCTCTAGCAGGACCGCCGCTGTACAAATCTCTGGGACTTGGGTGGGGAAATAGTTTGCTTGCATTCATTGGGCTGGCGTTCATTCCCGTCCCGTTCCTGTTTTACAAGTATGGCGAGCGCCTCCGGGCTAGGTTTCCTGTAAACTACTAG